In one window of Mytilus galloprovincialis chromosome 6, xbMytGall1.hap1.1, whole genome shotgun sequence DNA:
- the LOC143080096 gene encoding uncharacterized protein LOC143080096 isoform X3 yields MIENGGLSNVFDLTPFLDSDDNIGNDDNDDTDSACSEMIEDGGLSNDNSIDENNDDDMDDDEEDDSNTSSCVQSYVDEIPVNREAYQLFPDKIRGDLKSPCLCKQQCSEALFQDENIIYRVQHIRSDLQGYRQGEKRSTKILELMRNTMYKDKKKERKHNFHGKIICMRKWTDLLGISIATYYRIYKLLKKDIMVVEKVRKTHYHNIKGLHAVAFMDNFIDEYGDPSPERDVMLLPDCINIKYMYDEYRTIPGLCIKERRFYQLFSENFEKIVSFVKTKNINPCDICMKVKMEMHKLKDAVKKDQLKKDLKVHLDRQRSERRDYYKKKDEACMKSKEVMSIIIDGMDQSKTNIPHFKGWTKPKCGAPALKTHITGCLVHGSQLYLYTDLLQWPHDPNLTITCLVNAITSNTNVLPPKLYVQCDNCGRENKNKYVIGFLGYLCLSGYVKEAYLSFLLKGHTHEDIDQRFSVISHRLRRVNAMTLPQLQKEIESSFHDKPHQEVLACVRDVKSWLDNSLCEMSFHSFQHQFWLYCDRPNHVTLKYRKFSTDSWLPEAGQNQIELFDLDITGNNTIPQGIPKLCQQHYDDSRIEMARHAVMKMKNFLNFQEYTWWMEFLNNPTKSTPKITRWPLTNLLKMHKIIDIPIQLVQTEDPEPSCISEMLESEGLIREIKTRKGKRKRKE; encoded by the exons ATAATAGCATTGATGAGAATAACGATGATGACATGGATGATGATGAGGAGGATGATAGTAATACATCTTCTTGTGTGCAGTCTTATGTAGATG AAATTCCAGTTAACAGAGAAGCTTATCAACTTTTTCCTGACAAAATCAGAGGAGACCTTAAAAGTCCATGTTTATGTAAACAGCAGTGCAGTGAAGCATTATTTCAAGatgaaaatatcatttatagAGTCCAACATATAAGATCTGATTTACAAGGTTATAGACAAGGTGAAAAACGATCAACAAAGATCCTTGAATTAATGAGGAATACCatgtataaagataaaaaaaaggaaaggaaACACAATTTCCATGGAAAAATAATTTGTAT gagGAAATGGACTGATCTGTTGGGAATTAGTATTGCCACTTACTACAGGATATATAAACTTTTGAAGAAAGACATAATGGTGGTAGAGAAAGTGAGGAAAACCCATTACCATAATATCAAAG gTCTTCACGCTGTAGCATTTATGGACAATTTTATAGATGAGTACGGAGATCCAAGCCCTGAAAGAGATGTAATGTTATTGCCAGATTGCATTAATATAAAGTATATGTATGATGAGTACAGAACTATACCTGGACTTTGCATAAAAGAAAGACGTTTTTATCAacttttttcagaaaattttgagaaaattgttAGTTTTGTTAAG ACAAAGAATATTAATCCTTGTGACATATGCATGAAGGTTAAAATGGAGATGCATAAATTAAAAGATGCTGTTAAAAAAGATCAgctgaaaaaagatttaaaagttcACCTTGATAGACAAAG gagtgAAAGAAGAGACTATTACAAGAAGAAAGACGAAGCATGTATGAAGTCAAAGGAAGTGATGAGTATTATCATTGATGGAATGGATCAGTCAAAGACTAACATTCCACACTTTAAGGGATGGACTAAACCAAAG tGTGGAGCACCAGCTTTAAAAACCCACATCACGGGATGCTTAGTTCATGGCAGTCAACTCTATCTGTATACAGATTTACTACAATGGCCACATGATCCTAACTTAACTATTACCTGCCTTGTTAATGCAATAACCAGTAATACAAATGTGCTACCCCCAAAACTATATGTACAATGTGACAATTGTGgaagagaaaataaaaacaagtatGTGATAGGATTCCTTGGTTACCTTTGCTTGAGTGGATATGTCAAAGAG GCTTATCTGTCCTTCCTTCTGAAGGGACATACACATGAGGACATTGATCAACGATTTTCAGTAATTTCACACAGATTACGACGGGTTAATGCCATGACACTTCCTCAGCTACAAAAGGAAATAGAATCAAGTTTTCATGATAAACCACACCAGGAAGTGTTAGCATGTGTACGAGATGTCAAATCATGGTTAGACAATTCTCTTTGTGAGATGTCATTCCATTCCTTCCAACATCAGTTTTG gCTCTATTGTGACCGTCCTAACCATGTTACTTTGAAATATAGGAAGTTTTCAACTGATTCTTGGTTGCCTGAGGCTGGCCAAAACCAAATAGAATTGTTTGATTTAGATATAACAGGAAATAACACTATTCCTCAGG gTATACCTAAACTATGCCAACAGCACTATGATGATAGCAGGATTGAAATGGCCAGACATGCCGTCATGAAAATGAAGAATTTTTTGAATTTCCAAGAATATACATGGTGGATGGAATTTCTTAACAATCCAACTAAATCCACTCCCAAAATAACCAGATGGCCATTGACAAATTTACTGAAAATGCACAAGATTATAGATATACCAATACAGCTGGTGCAAACAGAGGATCCTGAACCTTCATGCATTTCTGAAATGTTAGAAAGTGAAGGCTTAATAAGAGAA ATTAAGACAAGGAAAGGAAAAAGAAAGAGAAAGGAGTAA